The proteins below are encoded in one region of Triticum aestivum cultivar Chinese Spring chromosome 1B, IWGSC CS RefSeq v2.1, whole genome shotgun sequence:
- the LOC123077081 gene encoding uncharacterized protein: MQAAVRTHQSPAARASSSPQSPVLRTSCAAARLEIQPRARLLRPPAAAGLEIQPRRRLKPLLASPGDTLRNGRPSHARRSRGDRERVEKELTSRRPLCYLLDAPPPRRTEERGEATAGRRACSQRRRRRRPRADLHSPAIYGPPDDVAGNSGENEGSKKAKKKIKKKGNLCGFKSRFNSKRLAQIGKQISPEKQRIIREGPLGDLLDIRSFKVPHELIEFVAMNTNHVLSEFKHKNKSITFSKLMVKRIFNVPSDDRPVKLLKKSDEHDLRSIYKEGNMAPIAHVVKLLTSCSEEDVVMINRTWALLALATVLCPGTGNMVNLEYLASLEDMSLVHEFAWDEHLLARAMEEVGVFQEKKRMQANTEKEFQIASCLPMLAIIYMDHVDIPVGLPNEHAIDYSVPRIRFVCQKDFEWLDKVDKNKLTLVQPFYGKHTHIRSLCNTPYAAQLVGQEVGAEAATGKGVGAEAPSGQGTSGQGSQIQGAEIQAKDSQSNEAQQNVDAEPHLSSSLNDWLQQSFPSMQDLRVPTQFQMLYDKHKGIFASEVDDVVGKFGQCLKGLQCNRMAALLRDVGDAITATSEPNFSFEAPIMDECCGKENDAKAANAGIGAQAQAEGTTPSINKDEVTGLKQQVATEAAETLEQQRVSFEMEGNVSPHSPPLFYDAPRSVTAGIWDDEPSCELFPKGSEEYEMMHCTDEPITKKSAVSPIFENIPVFPVSDDDDSPTPKMVATEEQIVDASSGPSTHDKNTRKKRMAKVPAVKNTKAKKQKIDAAAATYEKYVKHGKPLRRSHANEQVTPFIKIGGFYIGYKKFLVCFKPHGDMNDEVMSLCIEMNNVASHAASGTNLKKYMFSVHAGLFVTIVHEKHWIIVCTNLLYKQWNVFDSIHSKGKQSPLKKQANNLITNFAALAQEYNQFNVNVGSFARVDLEDYPKQDNLCDCGFFGLKYVENFDGKSMKEFNQEDVARYRMDVAHNLCTHPMNNAPMERAFKEELAA; this comes from the exons ATGCAGGCAGCCGTGCGCACGCATCAGTCACCGGCCGCCCGCGCCTCCTCAAGTCCCCAGTCGCCGGTCTTGAGAACCAGCTGCGCCGCCGCCAGGCTTGAGATCCAGCCGCGTGCGCGCCTCCTGAGGCCCCCAGCCGCCGCCGGCCTTGAgatccagccgcgccgccgcctcaaaCCCTTGCTCGCATCGCCCGGGGACACCCTCCGCAACGGCCGGCCGTCACACGCGAGACGAAGCAGAGGAGATAGGGAACGAGTAGAGAAGGAGCTCACCTCCCGCCGGCCTCTCTGCTATCTgctagatgcgccgccgccgcggcgcacGGAAGAGAGAGGCGA GGCGACCGCGGGGCGACGTGCTTgttcgcagcggcggcggcggcggcggcccaggGCGGATCTCCATTCTCCGGCCATCTATGGCCCCCCCGATG ATGTTGCAGGTAACTCTGGTGAGAATGAGGGGagtaagaaggctaagaagaagattAAGAAGAAAGGCAATCTATGTGGCTTTAAGTCAAGGTTTAACTCAAAAAGGCTGGCTCAGATTGGGAAGCAAATATCACCAGAAAAACAGAGAATCATAAGGGAGGGACCGCTTGGAGACTTGTTGGACATCCGGTCTTTCAAGGTGCCCCATGAGCTCATTGAGTTTGTTGCGATGAACACGAATCACGTACTCTCTGAgttcaaacacaagaacaaatctaTCACCTTCAGCAAGCTTATGGTGAAAAGGATTTTCAACGTGCCATCCGATGATAGACCTGTGAAGCTTCTAAAGAAGAGTGATGAACATGATCTTCGCAGCATCTACAAGGAGGGGAACATGGCTCCAATCGCCCATGTTGTCAAGTTGCTCACTAGTTGCAGTGAGGAGGACGTGGTTATGATAAATAGGACTTGGGCACTCCTTGCGTTGGCAACAGTTTTGTGCCCAGGCACGGGCAATATGGTGAATCTCGAGTATCTTGCTTCCCTCGAAGATATGTCTTTGGTGCATGAATTCGCTTGGGATGAGCACTTGTTGGCACGAGCTATGGAGGAGGTTGGAGTCTTTCAAGAGAAGAAGAGGATGCAAGCAAACACAGAAAAAGAGTTTCAGATTGCTTCATGCCTTCCCATGTTAGCG ATCATATACATGGATCATGTTGATATCCCAGTTGGCCTCCCAAATGAGCATGCTATTGATTATTCCGTGCCAAGGATACGTTTTGTTTGCCAAAAGGATTTTGAGTGGTTGGATAAAGTTGACAAAAACAAGCTCACTCTTGTCCAACCTTTCTACGGGAAACACACCCAT ATCCGGAGTTTGTGCAACACCCCCTATGCAGCACAACTTGTGGGACAGGAAGTTGGTGCTGAAGCAGCTACTGGGAAGGGAGTTGGTGCTGAAGCACCTAGTGGCCAAGGAACTAGTGGCCAAGGCAGCCAAATTCAAGGTGCTGAAATTCAAGCAAAGGACTCTCAATCAAATGAGGCTCAACAAAATGTTGATGCTGAACCACACCTATCATCATCGCTCAACGATTGGCTACAGCAATCATTCCCTAGCATGCAAGATCTAAGG GTACCAACTCAGTTTCAAATGCTTTACGACAAGCACAAGGGTATTTTTGCATCGGAGGTGGATGATGTTGTTGGCAAGTTTGGACAGTGTTTAAAGGGATTGCAGTGCAACCGGATGGCAGCCCTCCTTCGTGATGTTGGAGACGCCATCACAGCTACCAGTGAGCCCAACTTCTCCTTTGAAGCACCTATCATGGATGAATGTTGCGGAAAAGAGAATGATGCTAAAGCTGCAAATGCTGGCATTGGTGCTCAAGCTCAAGCTGAAGGTACAACACCTAGCATTAACAAGGATGAAGTCACCGGATTGAAGCAACAAGTTGCAACCGAGGCTGCTGAAACTCTTGAGCAACAACGAGTGAGTTTCGAGATGGAAGGCAACGTCTCACCTCACAGCCCCCCACTCTTCTATGATGCACCCAGGAGTGTGACAGCCGGCATTTGGGACGACGAGCCATCCTGTGAGTTGTTCCCAAAGGGCTCCGAAGAGTACGAGATGATGCATTGCACTGATGAGCCTATAACCAAGAAGAGCGCAGTCAGCCCCATATTTGAAAACATCCCTGTGTTCCCTGTTTCAGACGATGATGACAGCCCAA CTCCTAAGATGGTCGCTACAGAAGAGCAAATTGTTGATGCAAGCAGTGGCCCTAGCACACATGACAAGAACACTAGGAAGAAGAGGATGGCCAAAGTTCCAGCCGTAAAAAATACCAAGGCAAAGAAGCAAAAGATCGATGCAGCTGCAGCCACGTATGAGAAGTATGTAAAGCATGGGAAACCATTGAGGAGATCACATGCCAATGAACAAGT GACACCTTTCATAAAGATAGGTGGATTTTACATTGGATACAAGAAATTCCTGGTATGCTTCAAGCCTCACGGGGATATGAATGATGAGGTTATGTCCCTATGTATCGAGATGAACAACGTAGCATCCCATGCAGCAAGTGGTACTAATCTGAAGAAATACATGTTCTCAGTCCACGCGGGG CTTTTTGTCACAATTGTTCATGAAAAGCATTGGATAATTGTTTGCACAAACTTGCTATACAAGCAGTGGAATGTATTTGACTCAATCCATTCAAAAGGAAAACAATCTCCTTTGAAGAAGCAGGCCAATAACCTG ATCACAAACTTTGCAGCCCTCGCACAAGAGTACAACCAATTCAATGTCAATGTTGGATCCTTCGCCCGTGTTGACCTAGAGGATTACCCAAAGCAAGATAATCT ATGTGATTGTGGCTTTTTCGGGCTCAAATATGTGGAGAACTTTGATGGGAAGTCAATGAAAGAGTTCAATCAG GAAGATGTGGCGCGATACCGCATGGATGTGGCGCACAACCTTTGCACTCACCCAATGAACAATGCCCCAATGGAGCGGGCATTCAAGGAAGAGTTGGCGGCTTAA